A single window of Ananas comosus cultivar F153 linkage group 24, ASM154086v1, whole genome shotgun sequence DNA harbors:
- the LOC109728659 gene encoding enolase 1, which produces MVKITGVKARQIFDSRGNPTVEVDVCTDNGIFARAAVPSGASTGIYEALELRDGGSDYLGKGVLKAVNNVNTIIGPALIGKDPTEQTEIDNFMVQQLDGTSNEWGWCKQKLGANAILAVSLAVCKAGAAVKKIPLYQHIANLAGNKTLVLPVPAFNVINGGSHAGNKLAMQEFMILPVGASSFKEAMKMGVEVYHNLKAVIKKKYGQDATNVGDEGGFAPNIQENKEGLELLKTAIAKAGYTGKVVIGMDVAASEFYCEKDQTYDLNFKEENNDGSQKISGDKLKDLYKSFVSEYPIVSIEDPFDQDDWTHYAKLTEEIGQQVQIVGDDLLVTNPTRVAKAISEKTCNALLLKVNQIGSVTESIEAVKMSKRAGWGIMASHRSGETEDTFIADLSVGLATGQIKTGAPCRSERLAKYNQLLRIEEELGDAAIYAGAKFRAPVEPY; this is translated from the exons atggtgaagATCACAGGCGTCAAAGCTCGGCAGATCTTCGACAGCCGCGGAAATCCCACCGTCGAG GTGGATGTTTGCACCGATAACGGCATCTTCGCCAGAGCCGCGGTGCCCAGTGGGGCATCAACTG GGATTTATGAAGCATTGGAACTAAGAGATGGAGGATCTGACTATCTTGGTAAAGGTGTCCTGAAG GCTGTTAATAATGTGAACACTATCATAGGACCCGCCCTAATTGGGAAG GATCCTACAGAACAGACTGAGATTGATAATTTCATGGTGCAGCAGCTTGATGGAACCTCCAATGAGTGGGGCTGGTGCAAACAAAAG CTCGGTGCAAATGCTATTCTGGCTGTGTCACTTGCTGTATGCAAAGCAGGCGCTGCCGTGAAGAAGATTCCTCTTTACCAG CATATTGCTAACCTTGCTGGAAACAAGACCTTGGTGCTGCCAGTACCGGCATTTAACGTTATCAATGGAGGATCACATGCTGGAAATAAGCTTGCTATGCAG GAGTTCATGATCCTTCCTGTTGGGGCTTCCTCATTTAAAGAGGCCATGAAGATGGGTGTGGAAGTGTATCATAATTTGAAG GCTGTGATTAAGAAGAAGTACGGGCAGGATGCTACTAATGTTGGTGATGAGGGAGGCTTTGCTCCTAACATTCAG GAAAACAAAGAAGGCCTTGAACTACTGAAGACTGCTATAGCAAAAGCTGGTTATACTGGAAAA GTTGTGATTGGGATGGATGTCGCTGCTTCAGAGTTTTATTGCGAGAAGGATCAGACTTATGACCTTAACTTCAAAGAGGAG AACAATGATGGCTCACAGAAAATTTCTGGAGATAAATTGAAAGATCTCTACAAGTCCTTCGTATCTGAGTACCCTATTGTATCCATCGAAGATCCATTCGATCAGGACGATTGGACCCACTACGCCAAGCTTACGGAGGAAATTGGACAGCAAGTGCAGATTGTTGGTGATGACCTTCTCGTCACAAACCCTACG AGGGTTGCCAAGGCAATTAGTGAGAAGACATGCAATGCACTTCTCTTGAAG GTGAATCAGATAGGCTCCGTGACAGAGAGTATTGAGGCTGTCAAAATGTCCAAGCGTGCCGGATGGGGTATCATGGCAAGCCACCGAAG TGGTGAGACAGAAGATACCTTTATTGCTGACCTCTCAGTTGGTCTGGCAACG GGACAAATTAAGACGGGAGCTCCATGCCGTTCTGAGCGCCTGGCCAAGTACAACCAG CTTCTTAGGATTGAAGAAGAGTTGGGCGACGCGGCGATCTATGCAGGAGCCAAGTTCAGGGCACCTGTGGAGCCGTATTAG
- the LOC109728885 gene encoding uncharacterized protein LOC109728885 encodes MSSSSRRLRNCNIVTSTSQDDLQGQEPVGEKQVPSYSKTSTNSSNTEIENNNQNELFLWIIGADKNRRKKRGRTTLADVWNLLEGERIDVEVDKYGVPCTYAGSVLGSFLGVIAKNGTFAPLNIPRWDNQTFNPFKEKMLKHIEAKFRYPEGTRHWVLASLNKKWRDYKSELKSEYFSDDKPIQELVNNVPLGVIRDQWTSLIAHWSTEESKNLCRVNSTSAKLVKMVHTSGRKSYARKRKEMEIALGKEPDRLTFWEVTHKKNNGNFVNEDAGKSLDAARAKFVTLSQGSESDTNNLMDKAFIDIMGPEHNGRVKDLGLGPTLRSYYGVKHINFPTTSESREGQPGEVEKLKEEMQEMRDELHRLKTLFSDTILLNSRVVAGDNNLVDALSPNIHSSNASHEPTNGGHQKS; translated from the exons ATGTCCTCGAGCTCTCGAAGATTGCGCAATTGCAATATTGTCACTTCTACCTCTCAAGATGACTTACAAGGTCAAGAACCAGTAGGAGAGAAGCAAGTACCATCTTACTCGAAAACCTCGACAAATTCAAGTAACACCGAGATTGAAAATAACAATCAAAATGAGTTGTTTCTTTGGATCATTG gtGCAGATAAAAATCGACGTAAGAAGCGAGGAAGAACAACACTGGCAGATGTGTGGAACCTTCTTGAAGGAGAAAGGATTGATGTGGAAGTTGATAAATACGGGGTTCCATGCACCTATGCAGGATCGGTCCTTGGATCATTTTTAGGAGTAATCGCGAAGAATGGAACGTTTGCTCCTTTAAATATTCCGCGGTGGGATAATCAAACATTTAATCCATTCAAAGAAAAAATGCTAAAGCATATTGAG GCGAAGTTTAGATATCCCGAGGGAACAAGACATTGGGTGTTGGCATCATTGAACAAAAAATGGAGAGATTACAAAAGTGAATTAAAAAGTGAATACTTTTCAGATGATAAACCGATCCAAGAATTAGTTAACAATGTGCCACTTGGTGTGATTAGAGATCAATGGACTAGTCTAATAGCACATTGGTCCACTGAGGAAAGTAAG AACCTTTGTCGAGTTAATTCAACTTCTGCAAAATTGGTGAAGATGGTGCACACATCGGGCAGAAAAAGTTATGCAAGGAAGCGAAAGGAAATG GAAATTGCTCTTGGCAAAGAACCGGATCGGCTAACTTTTTGGGAGGTAActcataagaaaaataatggaaATTTTGTGAATGAGGATGCGGGGAAAAGTTTG GATGCAGCACGTGCAAAGTTTGTTACACTTTCACAAGGTTCCGAATCTGACACAAACAATTTAATGGACAAAGCCTTTATAGATATCATGGGCCCTGAACACAATGGCCGTGTGAAAGACTTAGGATTGGGACCTACGCTAAGATCATATTATGGCGTGAAGCATATAAACTTTCCTACAACAAGCGAATCAAGAGAAGGCCAACCAGGAGAAGTAGAAAAGCTTAAAGAAGAAATGCAAGAGATGCGAGATGAATTGCATCGACTTAAAACACTATTTTCGGATACAATATTGCTCAATTCTCGA GTGGTTGCGGGCGATAATAATTTGGTCGATGCGCTTTCTCCGAACATTCATTCATCGAATGCGAGTCACGAGCCTACAAATGGAGGACATCAAAaaagctaa